A window from Parambassis ranga chromosome 13, fParRan2.1, whole genome shotgun sequence encodes these proteins:
- the napab gene encoding N-ethylmaleimide-sensitive factor attachment protein, alpha b — protein sequence MDNSGKEKEAMALMAEAEKKLKSSQSFFGALFGSSSKLEEACDMYVRAANMFKMAKNWCAAGNAFSQAALLHLQMQSKHDAATNFIDAGNAFKKADPQEAINCLNRAIEIYTDMGRFTIAAKHHISIAEIYETELVDIDKAIAHYEQAADYYKGEESTSSANKCLLKVATYAAQLEQYPKAIEIYEQVGTHAMDSTLLKYSAKDHFFKAALCHFCVDMLNAKLAVQKYEEMFPAFSDSRECKLLKKLLDAYEEQNVDAYTDSVKEYDTISRLDQWLTTMLLRIKKTIQDEESDLR from the exons ATGGACAACAGCGGGAAAGAAAAGGAAGCCATGGCTCTAATGGCGGAGGCCGAAAAGAAATTAAAATCGTCTCAGTCGTTTTTCGGTGCGCTGTTTGG GAGTTCCTCCAAGCTGGAAGAGGCCTGTGACATGTATGTGAGGGCAGCTAACATGTTCAAAATGGCCAAGAACTGGTGTG ctgcaggaaatgctttctccCAAGCGGCTCTCCTTCACCTCCAGATGCAGAGCAAACACGATGCAGCGACTAACTTCATAGATGCTGGAAACGCCTTCAAAAAGGCAGATCCACAAG AGGCTATAAACTGCCTAAACAGAGCTATCGAGATATACACCGATatg GGGCGTTTCACCATCGCAGCCAAACATCACATCTCAATCGCTGAAATATACGAGACAGAGCTGGTGGACATCGACAAG GCCATTGCTCATTATGAACAAGCTGCAGATTATTACAAAGGTGAAGAATCCACCAG tTCAGCAAACAAGTGCCTTCTGAAAGTAGCGACGTATGCAGCTCAGCTGGAGCAGTACCCGAAAGCTATTGAGATCTACGAACAG gttGGAACCCATGCCATGGACAGCACACTGCTCAAATACAGTGCCAAGGATCATTTCTTCAAGGCAGCGCTCTGTCACTTCTGTGTAGACATGCTGAATGCAAAA CTCGCTGTGCAGAAATATGAAGAAATGTTCCCGGCCTTCTCAGACTCCAGAGAGTGCAAGCTGTTGAAG AAACTTCTAGATGCATATGAAGAACAGAATGTGGATGCCTACACTGATTCG GTGAAGGAGTATGACACCATCTCCCGGTTGGACCAGTGGCTCACCACCATGCTTCTCCGCATCAAGAAAACCATACAAGACGAGGAGAGTGACCTTCGCTGA
- the b3gnt2l gene encoding N-acetyllactosaminide beta-1,3-N-acetylglucosaminyltransferase 2, which yields MRRIQTFSVMVLAVSLVLVLFYSTLHLEMAHVHRAAPEDLLKQPSLHESHDVQVGTRPSRPEAAAATTASPDVHNISVYNSLKEAIPHNGAYWNRLLYSALRSLHSRRDSDWSHCREMNQELLHTNVHDFSSYTVLFQTFLQGMNCRSPPVLISQPSKCVSGDGDRNNHTFLLLAIKSSPENFNQRQAVRETWGREGVYQGGLRVRLIFLLGSFSPDDPDLSPLLSFEARHYGDLLQWDFHESLLNLTLKMNMFLQWTLTNCPQVSFVFSGDDDVFVNTPTLLSYLHSMDASKASQLYIGHVISTANPVRDPKSKYYIPLSFYDGSYPAYAGGGGFVISGALLQRLYSVSHIIPFFPIDDVYIGMCSKALGVSPEAHPGFQTFDVKEEDRENLCVHKNLILIHQRSPPQMKKLWKGIHSPLLTC from the coding sequence ATGAGACGCATCCAAACCTTCAGCGTTATGGTTCTTGCTGTCTCTTTAGTTCTGGTCCTCTTCTACTCCACCCTTCACCTGGAGATGGCCCACGTTCACAGAGCAGCACCAGAGGATCTCCTCAAGCAGCCCAGCCTCCATGAGAGTCATGATGTGCAGGTTGGAACACGGCCCTCCCGACCAGaggccgccgccgccaccacgGCCTCCCCTGATGTCCACAATATATCGGTGTACAACAGCCTCAAAGAGGCCATCCCTCACAATGGAGCATACTGGAACCGCCTGCTGTACTCAGCCCTGAGGAGTCTGCACAGCAGACGTGACTCTGACTGGTCCCACTGCAGGGAGATGAATCAGGAGCTTCTACACACCAACGTGCACGACTTCTCCTCCTACACTGTCCTGTTCCAGACCTTCCTGCAGGGCATGAACTGCAGATCCCCACCAGTCCTCATCAGTCAACCCAGCAAGTGTGTCTCTGGTGACGGGGACAGGAACAACCACACCTTTCTGCTTCTCGCCATCAAGTCATCTCCTGAAAACTTTAACCAGAGGCAGGCGGTCCGGGAGACATGGGGCCGAGAAGGGGTGTATCAGGGTGGACTGAGGGTGCGTCTGATCTTCCTGCTGGGAAGTTTCTCACCGGATGACCCTGATCTCAGCCCTCTGCTGTCATTTGAAGCCCGTCACTATGGCGACCTGCTGCAGTGGGACTTTCATGAATCCCTCCTGAACCTGACGCTGAAAATGAACATGTTCCTGCAGTGGACACTGACGAACTGTCCTCAGGTGTCCTTCGTCTTCAGTGGGGATGATGATGTATTTGTCAACACACCTACATTGCTCAGCTACCTTCACTCTATGGATGCTTCTAAAGCTTCTCAGTTGTACATTGGACACGTCATAAGCACAGCGAATCCTGTCAGAGACCCCAAAAGCAAGTACTACATTCCTCTGAGCTTCTACGACGGCTCGTACCCTGCTTACGCTGGCGGAGGCGGCTTTGTCATATCTGGAGCGTTGCTGCAGCGCCTGTATTCAGTCTCACACATCATTCCCTTCTTCCCCATTGATGATGTCTACATTGGCATGTGCTCCAAGGCGCTTGGAGTTTCTCCCGAGGCACATCCAGGATTTCAGACGTTTGACGTCAAGGAAGAGGATCGTGAGAATCTGTGCGTGCACAAGAATCTTATTCTGATTCACCAGCGCTCCCCTCCGCAGATGAAGAAGCTGTGGAAGGGCATTCACAGCCCGTTGCTGACATGTTGA